A genome region from Methylicorpusculum oleiharenae includes the following:
- a CDS encoding type II toxin-antitoxin system RelE/ParE family toxin, which translates to MGCYKLSKKARTDLKRIWLYGVNTHGNQRADQYHQGMLDRFALIAEQPYLYQAVDSIRAGYRRSVYGSDSIYYRINGDIVEIMAILGYQGTEDWL; encoded by the coding sequence ATGGGCTGTTATAAACTTTCGAAAAAAGCCCGCACCGATTTGAAGAGAATCTGGTTATACGGCGTTAACACGCACGGAAATCAGAGAGCCGATCAATATCATCAAGGGATGCTTGATCGTTTTGCACTAATCGCAGAACAACCTTATTTATATCAGGCCGTTGACTCTATCCGTGCAGGATATAGGCGTAGTGTGTATGGCTCCGACAGCATTTATTACCGGATCAATGGCGACATAGTCGAAATCATGGCTATCTTAGGCTATCAGGGCACGGAAGACTGGCTATAA
- a CDS encoding ribbon-helix-helix domain-containing protein has translation MFLKGQTMVRQSISVSEPNDEWLKAQVASAEYSSKSEAINDLIRQARRRQLEIEHIRSELIKAERSGFIDEQPEDLLANFKDEARQDGLL, from the coding sequence ATGTTTTTGAAAGGTCAGACAATGGTAAGGCAAAGCATATCCGTATCGGAACCCAACGACGAATGGTTGAAGGCTCAAGTTGCCAGTGCAGAGTACAGCAGTAAGAGCGAAGCGATTAACGACTTAATTAGACAAGCACGGCGGCGGCAGCTTGAAATAGAGCATATTCGTTCTGAACTGATTAAAGCGGAACGAAGTGGTTTTATCGACGAGCAGCCGGAAGATTTATTGGCTAACTTCAAGGATGAAGCACGGCAAGATGGGCTGTTATAA
- a CDS encoding DUF7168 domain-containing protein has translation MTDQVLKKVAEKIAKCLALASSDNPAEAEAARRQAEALMRKHGLNCDDVSAAKVQEIDVNTGSHRPPVYLMHLGGLIARAFSCEMVSTTRNDGFGNRASFMTFFGVGVKPELASYTFDVLRRQIIKDRKAYQTTLGRYKRSNKIRMANLFCTAWIDRIAKQVQDFSGSEQEKIAIDAYKSRRWGDDLEQDKRKRPNIERESDVKALQAGFDAAKDISIHRPVQTKAGKQIGQIMEGN, from the coding sequence ATGACTGATCAAGTTCTCAAAAAAGTTGCCGAGAAAATAGCCAAATGCCTAGCTCTGGCATCATCCGATAACCCGGCTGAAGCGGAAGCAGCCAGACGGCAAGCTGAAGCCCTTATGCGCAAACACGGATTGAACTGTGACGATGTTTCGGCTGCAAAGGTGCAAGAAATCGATGTGAATACAGGCTCGCATAGACCACCTGTTTATTTAATGCATTTGGGTGGACTTATCGCCCGAGCATTCTCTTGCGAAATGGTATCGACTACTCGAAATGATGGGTTCGGTAACCGGGCAAGTTTTATGACATTTTTCGGCGTAGGCGTTAAACCAGAACTGGCCTCGTACACATTCGACGTGCTTCGACGACAGATCATTAAAGACAGAAAAGCCTACCAAACAACACTTGGTCGATACAAACGATCGAATAAAATCAGAATGGCCAATCTGTTTTGTACGGCATGGATCGATCGAATCGCCAAACAAGTCCAGGACTTTTCGGGGAGCGAACAAGAAAAGATTGCTATTGATGCATACAAATCGCGAAGATGGGGTGACGATCTTGAGCAAGACAAACGAAAGCGGCCTAATATCGAGAGAGAAAGTGATGTCAAAGCGTTACAAGCCGGTTTTGATGCTGCAAAGGACATATCCATTCACCGACCGGTGCAGACCAAAGCAGGTAAACAGATAGGGCAAATAATGGAGGGTAATTAA
- a CDS encoding PRTRC system ThiF family protein, with the protein MTNHIVKPFKFCTPDHWLRRCVNICLMGVGGTGSEVLTSLARIDYAIRELGHPGLHVTAWDGDVVERPNIGRQAFFPADLGHNKAIVTIRRINYLFGRDWVAMPRMFAIDRDCNGLNCDLLITCVDVAQFRADLATCNNNRYSSCVWLDCGNGESTGQVILGRLGHASENPVKLPSVFDFHPELDGMMDHNTPSCSMEEALASQDLPINRAIANVAMQLIWSLLRHGGLNHQGAFVDIRNGTQTPINIFE; encoded by the coding sequence ATGACAAACCATATCGTCAAACCCTTCAAATTCTGCACGCCCGATCACTGGCTGCGTCGATGCGTTAATATTTGTCTGATGGGTGTCGGCGGTACCGGCTCTGAAGTCTTAACCAGTCTCGCAAGGATAGATTACGCTATCAGAGAGCTTGGTCATCCAGGCCTGCATGTAACGGCATGGGACGGAGATGTTGTTGAAAGGCCCAATATAGGACGACAAGCATTCTTTCCTGCCGATCTTGGGCATAATAAAGCAATAGTCACCATTCGAAGAATCAATTATTTGTTCGGGCGTGATTGGGTGGCCATGCCCCGCATGTTCGCTATTGACAGAGATTGCAACGGTTTGAACTGTGATCTACTGATTACCTGCGTCGATGTGGCACAATTCCGCGCCGACTTGGCAACGTGCAACAATAATCGCTATTCGAGTTGCGTTTGGCTGGATTGTGGGAACGGTGAAAGCACTGGGCAAGTCATTTTGGGAAGGCTTGGTCATGCCAGTGAGAATCCGGTCAAACTGCCTTCCGTATTCGATTTCCACCCGGAGTTGGATGGTATGATGGATCACAATACGCCATCTTGCAGCATGGAAGAAGCCCTGGCTAGTCAGGATTTGCCGATCAATCGTGCCATAGCCAACGTGGCAATGCAGTTGATCTGGTCACTTCTGCGGCATGGCGGATTAAATCATCAAGGAGCTTTTGTGGATATCCGAAATGGAACGCAGACGCCGATCAATATTTTTGAATAA
- the recD2 gene encoding SF1B family DNA helicase RecD2 produces MNTITEVLTGIVSRVTYHNPTTGWSVLRVQPFQSPQQQETVTVHQTKVFAGATMEFRGAWTLDHKYGRQFKATEAIEKKPATTASIEKYLGSGLIKGVGPQTAKQIVKYFQKETLTIFENEIHRLTEVPGIAQKKLKIIEQAWTEHRAIREVMMFLQGHGISTLFAVRIYQEYGDKAIAMVTEDPYRLANDIYGIGFFSADKVALSIGLAVNSQPRMLAAIKHVLAASREHGHCYLTAPQINTGIIELIDINLGERLNEYLGLMQQAGQLCTRRLNKDTVETIGYYSKTLFYDETAVAALLRGMKQPVASDPKRIAQWVATYCQRKHITLSDEQARAVNGVVQHRFSILTGGPGCGKTTTTLVIVRLLEAMNKTVLLAAPTGRAAQRMSEVIGREAKTIHRLLEWKGGEFQMNETSQLKTDVLIVDEGSMLDISLTACLLKAVPPGCQVLFIGDPDQLPAVGAGNVLKDMIASEVIPCFRLTQVFRQAQASLIIQYAHQINQGQTPAIESPFKNPELWHKKADCLFIDSDEATQEQLGFINRVKRHFDWKNPELENLVADQSPFEFRIEEAIQSAYEVDFVVPDKFKHVDIEQLTQTEAQVDALKAVVKKIHPWSSLHYGLSAVDTVVKLYLEWIPKYHGQATEIQILTPMTRGSLGSAHLNQVIQAKANPPAENKCQLKVGERLFREGDRVIHRRNNYDLNVFNGDIGKIVSINNEELTAVVTFYPDHRAVHYKKEDIMELDLAYAITIHKSQGSEFKAVIIPILSQHFKMLYRNLVYTGLTRAKNLAVFVGTRKALSMAIRQQDVSQRQTALEALIKA; encoded by the coding sequence ATGAACACCATTACCGAAGTTTTGACCGGTATTGTCAGCCGGGTGACTTATCACAACCCGACAACGGGCTGGTCGGTACTGCGAGTTCAACCCTTTCAATCGCCGCAACAACAAGAAACCGTCACGGTTCATCAAACCAAAGTCTTTGCCGGCGCCACGATGGAATTTCGCGGCGCCTGGACCCTTGATCATAAATATGGCCGGCAATTCAAAGCCACCGAAGCCATTGAAAAGAAGCCGGCGACGACGGCCTCTATTGAAAAATATCTGGGTTCGGGCCTCATTAAGGGGGTGGGTCCGCAAACGGCAAAACAAATTGTTAAGTATTTCCAGAAAGAGACCCTGACTATCTTTGAAAATGAGATCCATCGCTTAACCGAAGTCCCGGGCATCGCCCAAAAGAAACTAAAAATAATAGAGCAGGCATGGACTGAGCACCGTGCTATCAGAGAAGTGATGATGTTTCTGCAGGGTCATGGCATCAGCACCTTGTTTGCGGTGCGCATTTATCAAGAATATGGCGATAAAGCGATTGCAATGGTCACCGAAGATCCCTATCGGCTGGCGAATGATATTTATGGGATTGGCTTTTTCTCAGCGGATAAAGTGGCACTGAGTATTGGCTTGGCGGTAAACAGCCAACCCCGCATGCTGGCAGCTATCAAGCATGTCTTGGCCGCCAGTCGTGAGCACGGCCATTGTTATCTGACCGCGCCCCAGATCAATACCGGCATCATTGAACTGATTGACATAAACCTGGGGGAGCGGTTAAACGAGTATCTGGGTTTAATGCAACAAGCCGGTCAGCTGTGTACCCGACGTCTGAACAAAGATACTGTGGAAACTATCGGCTATTACTCAAAGACCCTTTTTTATGATGAAACCGCTGTCGCAGCCCTGCTGCGGGGAATGAAGCAGCCTGTTGCCAGTGACCCAAAGAGAATTGCCCAGTGGGTCGCCACCTATTGCCAGCGTAAACACATCACGTTAAGTGATGAACAAGCCCGCGCCGTTAACGGCGTGGTGCAACACCGTTTTTCAATACTGACGGGCGGACCTGGCTGCGGTAAAACCACGACGACCTTAGTCATCGTTCGTCTATTGGAGGCCATGAACAAGACCGTTTTACTGGCTGCGCCTACGGGACGTGCTGCACAGCGAATGAGCGAGGTGATCGGCCGAGAAGCTAAAACCATTCATCGACTGCTGGAATGGAAAGGCGGTGAGTTCCAGATGAATGAAACCTCTCAATTAAAAACCGATGTCCTGATTGTCGATGAAGGCTCGATGTTGGATATCAGTTTAACGGCCTGTTTATTAAAAGCGGTACCTCCTGGCTGTCAGGTGCTGTTTATCGGCGATCCGGATCAATTACCTGCTGTCGGCGCAGGCAATGTCCTTAAGGATATGATTGCTTCTGAAGTGATCCCCTGTTTTCGATTGACGCAGGTTTTTCGTCAGGCGCAAGCCTCCTTGATCATCCAGTATGCGCATCAGATCAATCAAGGACAAACACCGGCTATTGAGTCACCGTTTAAAAACCCTGAGCTCTGGCACAAAAAAGCCGATTGTTTGTTCATTGATTCGGATGAGGCCACTCAAGAGCAACTCGGGTTTATTAACCGCGTGAAACGCCATTTTGATTGGAAAAACCCCGAGTTGGAAAACCTGGTTGCCGATCAGTCACCGTTCGAGTTCAGAATCGAAGAGGCCATCCAATCCGCTTATGAAGTGGACTTTGTGGTCCCTGATAAATTCAAACATGTGGATATTGAGCAATTAACCCAAACAGAAGCGCAGGTTGATGCGCTGAAAGCGGTGGTCAAGAAAATTCATCCGTGGTCTTCACTGCATTATGGCCTTTCTGCTGTTGATACCGTGGTTAAGCTCTATCTTGAATGGATCCCTAAATACCATGGCCAGGCTACAGAAATTCAGATTTTAACCCCCATGACCCGGGGCAGTCTGGGCTCTGCCCATCTAAATCAGGTGATTCAGGCAAAAGCTAACCCACCCGCTGAAAACAAGTGTCAATTGAAAGTGGGGGAACGACTCTTCAGAGAAGGGGATCGGGTGATTCACCGTCGGAATAATTATGATCTGAATGTCTTCAATGGGGATATTGGCAAAATTGTGTCAATAAATAATGAGGAATTGACCGCTGTGGTGACTTTTTATCCGGATCACAGAGCCGTACACTATAAGAAAGAAGATATTATGGAACTTGATCTTGCGTATGCGATTACCATTCATAAGTCTCAGGGCAGCGAATTTAAAGCGGTTATTATTCCTATCCTTAGCCAACATTTTAAAATGCTTTATCGTAATCTTGTCTACACAGGCTTAACGAGGGCAAAAAATTTAGCGGTCTTTGTCGGCACCCGAAAAGCCTTATCCATGGCGATACGACAACAGGATGTAAGCCAGAGACAGACGGCTTTAGAGGCCTTGATTAAGGCATGA
- a CDS encoding type II toxin-antitoxin system RelE/ParE family toxin: MTITKTVEFRGRSLEDLRTFPLSARREAGFQIDKVQHGQEPDDWKPMNTVGQGVKEIRIRDSAGAFRVLYVAKFADAVYVLHCFQKKTEKTSTTDLDLATKRYLELVKELKP, encoded by the coding sequence ATGACAATCACCAAAACCGTCGAATTTAGAGGCCGGTCGTTAGAAGATCTGCGCACGTTTCCGCTGTCAGCACGACGTGAAGCAGGATTTCAAATCGACAAAGTGCAGCACGGCCAGGAGCCGGACGATTGGAAACCGATGAATACGGTCGGCCAGGGCGTGAAGGAAATCAGGATTCGTGATTCAGCCGGAGCATTCCGTGTGCTGTATGTCGCCAAGTTTGCCGATGCGGTGTATGTGCTGCATTGTTTCCAGAAGAAAACGGAAAAGACCAGCACAACCGACCTGGACTTAGCCACCAAACGATATTTAGAGTTAGTAAAGGAGTTGAAGCCATGA
- a CDS encoding helix-turn-helix domain-containing protein → MTTQRFASVWDAIEDTPQEAENMKLRSTLMMAIKNHITRADLTQADAAKLLGVTQPRVSDLMRGKINLFGLDALVNMATAAGLQVEIKVLEVELA, encoded by the coding sequence ATGACCACTCAACGATTTGCCAGCGTATGGGATGCCATCGAGGACACGCCGCAGGAAGCGGAAAACATGAAATTGCGTTCCACACTGATGATGGCCATCAAAAACCACATCACCCGCGCCGATCTCACCCAAGCCGATGCCGCCAAGTTGTTAGGCGTCACTCAACCCCGAGTTTCTGACCTGATGCGTGGCAAAATCAATTTGTTTGGACTGGATGCCCTGGTGAATATGGCTACTGCTGCGGGCTTGCAGGTTGAGATTAAAGTACTGGAAGTGGAATTAGCCTAA
- the katG gene encoding catalase/peroxidase HPI: MKTKQIFLASALAVAITAALNASPVFAEMQPTTNSFWWPEQLDLKPLRQNSTESNPQGKAFNYADQFKTLDLKAVKKDIANVLHTSQPWWPADYGNYGPFFIRMAWHSAGVYRIFDGRGGASGGQQRFEPLNSWPDNVSLDKARRLLWPVKQKYGAKLSWADLMVLAGNVSLEEMGFKTIGFAGGRADDWEAEIVNWGSEKKFLADQRHDDKGELAKPLGATQMGLIYVNPEGPGGNPDPLAAAKHIRDAFGRMAMNDEETVALIAGGHTFGKAHGAHKPDECVGKEPAAAGIEEQGLGWANKCGSGHGVDTVSSGLEGAWSTNPTRWTHDYLTWLYTFDWQQTKSPAGATQWIPKDGKGENFVPDAHDPNKRHAPIMFTTDIALKMDPEYQKISKRFLDNPKEFELAFAKAWFKLTHRDMGPKARYVGAEVPAEDFIWQDPIPQVDHKLIDAKDVAKLKSTILASDLTIPELVRTAWAAAATFRGTDMRGGANGARIRLAPQKDWEANDPAELAKVLARLETIQNDFNRTIKGGKKVSLADVIVLGGSAAVEEAAKKAGVKVQVAFKPGRMDASQEQTDVHSAAVLEPKADGFRNYFAKDNALSPTEMLVERANFLTLSVPEMTALVGGMRALDANTGHVKHGVFTSRPGTLTNDFFVNLLDMSTKWSKSATEGIYEGRDRATDQVKWTATPVDLIFGSNSELRAVAEVYASNDAKEKFVQDFANAWTKVMDLDRFDKR, encoded by the coding sequence ATGAAAACGAAACAAATCTTCCTGGCTTCCGCACTTGCGGTAGCCATAACCGCAGCGTTGAATGCCAGCCCGGTATTTGCCGAAATGCAACCGACAACTAACAGCTTTTGGTGGCCGGAGCAACTGGACTTGAAACCGCTACGCCAGAATTCCACCGAGTCCAATCCGCAGGGCAAAGCTTTTAACTATGCCGATCAGTTCAAAACCCTGGACCTGAAAGCGGTGAAAAAAGACATCGCCAATGTATTGCATACTTCCCAGCCCTGGTGGCCGGCAGACTATGGTAACTACGGGCCATTTTTCATTCGCATGGCCTGGCATAGTGCCGGCGTTTACCGTATTTTCGACGGACGCGGCGGCGCGTCTGGTGGTCAGCAACGCTTCGAGCCACTCAATAGTTGGCCGGATAACGTCAGTCTGGACAAAGCCCGCCGCCTGTTGTGGCCCGTCAAGCAAAAATACGGCGCCAAACTATCCTGGGCCGATTTGATGGTGTTGGCGGGTAACGTCTCGTTGGAAGAGATGGGCTTCAAAACCATCGGTTTTGCCGGCGGCCGAGCCGACGACTGGGAAGCCGAGATCGTCAATTGGGGCTCGGAAAAGAAATTCCTGGCCGACCAGCGCCACGATGATAAAGGCGAACTGGCCAAGCCGTTGGGGGCCACGCAAATGGGACTGATCTACGTTAACCCGGAAGGGCCGGGCGGCAACCCCGATCCGTTAGCGGCTGCCAAGCACATCCGCGATGCCTTCGGCCGCATGGCGATGAATGACGAAGAAACGGTAGCACTGATCGCCGGCGGCCATACCTTCGGCAAGGCGCATGGCGCCCATAAGCCGGACGAATGCGTCGGCAAGGAACCCGCCGCTGCCGGCATTGAAGAGCAAGGCTTGGGCTGGGCCAACAAATGCGGCAGCGGTCATGGCGTCGACACAGTCAGCAGCGGCCTGGAAGGCGCCTGGTCGACCAATCCGACCCGTTGGACCCACGACTATTTGACTTGGCTGTACACCTTCGATTGGCAGCAAACCAAGAGCCCGGCCGGTGCCACGCAATGGATTCCCAAGGACGGCAAAGGCGAAAACTTTGTGCCGGACGCGCACGATCCCAATAAACGCCACGCGCCGATCATGTTCACGACGGACATTGCTTTAAAAATGGACCCGGAGTATCAAAAAATCTCCAAACGCTTTCTGGATAACCCAAAGGAGTTCGAGCTTGCGTTCGCCAAGGCCTGGTTCAAGCTTACCCACCGCGACATGGGGCCAAAGGCCCGCTACGTGGGTGCCGAAGTGCCGGCCGAAGACTTCATCTGGCAGGATCCGATTCCCCAAGTCGATCACAAACTGATCGACGCCAAGGATGTCGCCAAATTGAAATCTACCATTTTGGCTTCTGATTTGACAATACCGGAACTGGTCAGAACCGCCTGGGCGGCGGCAGCGACTTTCCGTGGTACTGACATGCGCGGCGGCGCCAACGGCGCGCGGATTCGATTGGCACCGCAGAAGGATTGGGAAGCTAACGATCCTGCCGAACTGGCTAAGGTACTGGCTCGCCTGGAAACCATCCAGAACGATTTTAACCGCACGATAAAAGGCGGCAAGAAAGTCTCGCTGGCTGACGTGATCGTGTTAGGCGGTTCGGCTGCCGTGGAAGAAGCCGCGAAGAAAGCTGGTGTCAAGGTGCAAGTAGCGTTCAAACCAGGCCGGATGGATGCCTCGCAAGAACAAACCGACGTACATTCAGCAGCAGTGCTGGAACCCAAAGCCGACGGCTTCCGCAACTACTTCGCCAAGGATAATGCGCTGTCGCCAACGGAAATGCTGGTCGAACGCGCCAACTTCCTGACCTTGAGCGTCCCGGAAATGACCGCGCTGGTCGGCGGCATGCGCGCCCTGGATGCCAATACTGGGCATGTCAAGCACGGCGTATTCACCAGCCGGCCGGGTACCTTGACCAACGATTTCTTCGTCAACCTGCTCGATATGTCGACAAAATGGAGCAAGTCGGCCACCGAGGGAATCTACGAAGGGCGGGATCGGGCAACTGACCAAGTCAAATGGACGGCTACTCCTGTCGACCTGATCTTCGGCTCCAACTCGGAATTGCGGGCGGTGGCGGAAGTTTATGCTTCGAACGATGCCAAGGAAAAATTCGTGCAGGATTTTGCCAATGCCTGGACCAAAGTGATGGACTTGGATCGTTTCGACAAACGCTGA
- a CDS encoding LysR substrate-binding domain-containing protein has protein sequence MNLRDLSYLVAVAELRNFSQAADQCSIGQPTLSTQIKKLEDYLGVDLFVREKNSVEVTETCQEILPIARRILADVQSIRQIATHASDRHRNMLSLGAFPSLASYVLPEYVFRIKQHYPDLKLQLVEEKTNLLIDLLLGKKLDAALLALPIEHELLECRILFEDPFTLAVCADHPLADLEEVDLGMVAKENLLLLDEGHCLRDQALKLCNPSRFVEHDFRASSLETLRFMVKNGVGVTLMPSVAVQPDDKDIRYINIHQRPSRTIALVWQRAHPRSAILETLAKLLAYKPLP, from the coding sequence ATGAACTTGCGTGATTTGAGCTACCTGGTGGCGGTAGCGGAATTAAGAAATTTTAGTCAGGCGGCCGACCAATGCTCGATAGGCCAACCAACGTTGAGCACTCAGATCAAAAAACTAGAGGATTATTTGGGCGTAGACCTGTTCGTGCGCGAGAAAAATAGCGTTGAAGTGACGGAAACTTGCCAAGAGATTTTGCCGATTGCGAGAAGAATTCTCGCTGACGTTCAGAGCATTCGGCAAATCGCCACCCATGCCAGCGATCGGCATCGCAACATGCTGTCGCTGGGGGCGTTTCCTTCTCTGGCTAGTTACGTGCTGCCGGAGTATGTATTCCGTATCAAGCAACACTATCCGGATCTCAAGTTACAGCTGGTCGAGGAAAAAACCAATTTGTTAATAGATTTGCTGCTGGGCAAAAAACTCGACGCCGCTTTATTAGCCCTGCCCATAGAGCATGAGCTACTGGAATGCCGAATACTATTTGAAGACCCATTTACCTTGGCCGTATGCGCCGACCATCCCCTTGCCGATTTGGAGGAGGTGGACTTAGGCATGGTGGCAAAGGAGAATCTGCTATTGCTGGATGAGGGCCACTGTTTGCGGGATCAGGCGTTGAAATTGTGCAATCCTTCCCGCTTCGTGGAACACGACTTCCGGGCATCCAGCCTGGAAACTTTGCGTTTCATGGTTAAGAACGGTGTCGGTGTCACGCTAATGCCATCCGTCGCCGTTCAACCCGATGATAAAGACATTCGATATATCAACATCCACCAACGCCCTAGCCGGACTATTGCACTGGTTTGGCAACGGGCTCATCCCCGTAGCGCGATTCTTGAGACATTGGCCAAACTGCTGGCTTATAAACCGCTGCCCTGA